In Desulfovibrio sp. Fe33, the genomic window TGGTTGGCGGAGAAATTCAGGAACAGGCCCACGTGGGGCTTGAACTTGCGGCAGTTCTGCAACTGGAAGCTGGAGACCTCAAGAATAATGATGTCGGCCGGTTCCATGTCCAGCAGGTATTCGCACAGGGGCACGCCGATGTTGCCGCCGGTGAAGACCTTGCGTCCCGCCTTTTTCAGGATGGCGGAGATGAGCGTGGTGGTCGTGGTCTTGCCGTTGGAGCCGGTCACGGCGAGTATCGGGGCCTCAATGAACCAGGAGGCGAACTCCAGCTCGGAGAGCAGATTCTCGGGGGGCAGCCCTTCCAGGACCGGGGCCAGCTTGCGCACGGGCACGCCCGGGGAGAAGACCACGAGGTCCGCATCCGCGAAATGGGCCTTTTCGTGGGGGCCGGTGACGAGCTCCACCCTGTCCGCGAGCTTGCCGAGCTTGTCCGCGCCGATCTTTTCGTCGCGGTCGACCACCCGGACTTTAGCGCCGAGCGCGTCGAGCAGGCGTGCGGCGGCCAGACCGGACTTGCCGGTGCCGACAACAACGGCCTGTTTGTCTTTGAAGGCGGCGTCGCTGATGTGTTTTTGAACGATGCGGTTCATGACGCTACCTCAGCTTCAGGGTGGACAGGGCCATGAGGGCCATGAGTATGGACAAGATCCAGAACCGCACGATGATCTTGGATTCGGGGATGCCCTTGAGTTCGAAATGGTGGTGCAGGGGAGCCATCTTGAAGATGCGTTTGCCCCCGGTGAGCTTGAAATAGCCCACTTGAAGGATGACCGACAGGGTTTCGAAGACGAACACGCCGCCCACGATGGCCAGCAGCAGTTCCTGTTTGGCCAGCACGGCCACGAAGCCCAGCGCGCCGCCCAGGCCGAGGGACCCGACGTCGCCCATGAAGACCTGCGCCGGATGGGCGTTGAACCACAGGAAGCCGAGCCCCGCGCCGACCATCGCGCCGCAGAAAACCGTGACCTCGCCGATGCCCTGGATGTTCTGGACCTGGAGGTATTCGGCCATGGTGGCGTGGCCCGAAACGTAGATGAATATGGCGAAGCAGGCCATGGCCACGACCATGGGGCCGATGGCCAGCCCGTCCAGGCCGTCGGTCAGGTTGACCGCGTTGCTCGCTCCGACCATCACCACCAGGGCGAACGGCAGGTAAAACCAGCCGAGGTCCGGGTTGAAGTTCTTGAAGAACGGCACGGACAGCCGGGTGGAGTAGGCCGGTTCGTTGATGAGCAGGGCGATGGCCGCCGAGGCGACCAGGCATTGCAGGGTGAACTTCGCTCCGGCGGAAAGCCCCTTGTTGCGCCGTTTGACGACCTTGATGTAGTCGTCCGTGAAGCCTATGGCGCTGAATCCGGCAAAGGCCAGCAGGGTCAGCCAGACGTAGATGTTGGTCAGGTCGGCCCAGAGCAGGGTGGACATCCCCACGGAGAAGAGGATCATGATTCCGCCCATGGTCGGGGTTCCCTGCTTGGCCTGGTGCTTGGGACCGTCCTCGCGGATGTACTGGCCGCATTTTATCCTGGTCAGCCAACGAATCATGGCCGGACCCAACAGGATGGACAGGATCAGGGCCGTCAGGAGCGCCCACACCGAGCGGAAGGTGATGTAGCGGAAGACGTTGAGGACGCCGACATCCGAGCTGAGCGGAACGAGCAGGTTGTAAATCACTTTGCGCCTCCCTGGACTTCCGCGTTCAATTCCCGGCACAGGGCGTTGGCGAAGAGTTCCATCTTCAAGGATCGGGACCCTTTGACCAGGACCACGGCGCGGTCCAGTCCCAGGTCGCGCCAAGCCTCCAGAAATTCGTCGACATCGGCGATTTCGTGCGCCTTGCCGCCCAGGCCGCGTTCCACGTCGGCCCTGTGCTCGCCCTTGTAGAAGACCGCCGCCGGGGC contains:
- the mraY gene encoding phospho-N-acetylmuramoyl-pentapeptide-transferase, producing MIYNLLVPLSSDVGVLNVFRYITFRSVWALLTALILSILLGPAMIRWLTRIKCGQYIREDGPKHQAKQGTPTMGGIMILFSVGMSTLLWADLTNIYVWLTLLAFAGFSAIGFTDDYIKVVKRRNKGLSAGAKFTLQCLVASAAIALLINEPAYSTRLSVPFFKNFNPDLGWFYLPFALVVMVGASNAVNLTDGLDGLAIGPMVVAMACFAIFIYVSGHATMAEYLQVQNIQGIGEVTVFCGAMVGAGLGFLWFNAHPAQVFMGDVGSLGLGGALGFVAVLAKQELLLAIVGGVFVFETLSVILQVGYFKLTGGKRIFKMAPLHHHFELKGIPESKIIVRFWILSILMALMALSTLKLR